From Serinicoccus profundi, the proteins below share one genomic window:
- a CDS encoding protein adenylyltransferase SelO — translation MSVAPRQTVSLDNQFARELEELAVPWQAEEAPDPRLLLLNESLAAELDLERSWLRGPEGVRMLVGRNVPEGATPVAQAYAGHQFGGYSPRLGDGRALLLGEITDTSGNRLDLHLKGSGRTPFARGGDGLAAVGPMLREYLISEAMHALGIPTTRSLAVVDTGRSVQRETPLPGAVLTRVASSHLRVGSFQYARATGDIDLLRRLADHAISRHHPEVAEADNRYLALFEAVISGQAELVARWMLVGFVHGVMNTDNMTISGETIDYGPCAFMEAFDPATVYSSIDTGGRYAYGNQPGVAQWNLARLAEALLPLLHTEEEQAVALAVDSLGTFSAQFASAWTVGMRAKLGLADTVSTDLVDPLVGELSTLLQDNRVDHTSFYRRLSDAARGDAEPTRGLFMDLAGFDAWVRRWLALGPQPELMDRVNPVYIPRNHLVEEALAAGSDGDLDPVARLLDAVTDPYRERPGLERYAEPAPTDFGRYQTYCGT, via the coding sequence AGGAGCTCGCCGTCCCGTGGCAGGCCGAGGAGGCACCCGACCCCCGGCTGCTGCTGCTCAACGAGTCCCTGGCTGCCGAGCTGGACCTCGAGCGGTCCTGGCTCCGCGGTCCCGAGGGCGTGCGCATGTTGGTCGGGCGCAACGTCCCGGAGGGCGCCACCCCGGTGGCGCAGGCCTACGCGGGGCACCAGTTCGGCGGGTACTCCCCTCGTCTGGGCGACGGGCGCGCGCTGCTGCTGGGCGAGATCACCGACACGTCAGGCAACCGGCTGGACCTCCACCTCAAGGGCTCCGGTCGCACACCCTTCGCCCGCGGTGGTGACGGCCTGGCCGCGGTCGGTCCGATGCTGCGGGAATACCTCATCAGCGAGGCGATGCACGCCCTCGGCATACCGACCACCCGTTCGCTGGCGGTGGTGGACACCGGACGGTCGGTGCAGCGCGAGACGCCGCTGCCCGGAGCCGTCCTCACGCGGGTCGCCTCCAGCCACCTGCGCGTCGGCAGCTTCCAGTACGCCCGCGCCACGGGCGACATCGACCTCCTGCGCCGCCTCGCCGACCACGCGATCAGCCGCCACCACCCCGAGGTGGCCGAGGCCGACAACCGCTACCTCGCGCTGTTCGAGGCGGTGATCTCCGGCCAGGCCGAGCTCGTCGCCCGGTGGATGCTGGTCGGCTTCGTCCACGGCGTGATGAACACGGACAACATGACGATCTCCGGCGAGACCATCGACTACGGCCCGTGCGCCTTCATGGAGGCCTTCGACCCGGCGACGGTCTACAGCTCGATCGACACCGGCGGACGGTATGCCTACGGCAACCAGCCGGGCGTCGCCCAGTGGAACCTCGCTCGCCTCGCCGAGGCACTCCTTCCCCTGCTGCACACCGAGGAGGAGCAGGCCGTCGCGCTGGCGGTGGACTCCCTCGGCACCTTCTCCGCACAGTTCGCGTCGGCCTGGACCGTCGGCATGAGGGCCAAGCTCGGGCTGGCGGACACGGTGAGCACGGATCTCGTCGACCCCCTGGTCGGCGAGCTGTCCACCCTCCTGCAGGACAACCGCGTCGACCACACCTCCTTCTACCGCCGCCTCAGCGACGCGGCCCGCGGCGACGCCGAGCCGACCCGGGGTCTCTTCATGGACCTGGCAGGTTTCGACGCCTGGGTCCGACGGTGGCTCGCCCTGGGCCCGCAGCCCGAGCTGATGGACCGGGTCAACCCCGTCTACATCCCTCGCAACCACCTGGTCGAGGAGGCCCTGGCAGCCGGCAGCGACGGCGACCTGGATCCTGTGGCTCGGCTCCTGGACGCCGTCACCGACCCCTACCGTGAGCGCCCCGGCCTCGAGCGGTATGCCGAGCCCGCGCCGACGGACTTCGGGCGCTACCAGACCTACTGCGGCACCTGA
- a CDS encoding MerR family transcriptional regulator, whose amino-acid sequence MKIGDLASRSGVSVRSLRYYETQGLLHPCRDASGHRRFDAVDVERVLAIQELYSAGFCSTVIREILPGVLDPRERDQVRLGAHLGEAQARLRRELRLIERELEQLERVGTRLGVAPHVHVRAHDASHDDDEPAPPAPTDHRDRRLR is encoded by the coding sequence ATGAAGATCGGTGACCTCGCGTCCCGGTCGGGCGTGAGCGTGCGCTCGCTGCGCTACTACGAGACCCAGGGCCTGCTCCACCCCTGCCGTGACGCCTCCGGTCATCGGCGGTTCGACGCGGTGGACGTCGAGAGGGTGCTGGCCATCCAGGAGCTCTACTCGGCGGGGTTCTGCAGCACGGTCATCCGGGAGATCCTCCCCGGGGTCCTGGACCCGCGGGAGCGTGATCAGGTGAGACTGGGCGCACACCTCGGTGAGGCGCAGGCCCGACTGCGCCGTGAGCTTCGTCTCATCGAGCGGGAGCTCGAGCAGCTCGAGCGGGTGGGCACCCGGCTCGGGGTTGCACCTCACGTGCATGTCAGGGCACATGATGCCTCCCATGACGATGACGAACCCGCCCCGCCAGCTCCGACTGATCATCGAGACCGACGCCTTCGATGA
- a CDS encoding VOC family protein, translating to MTMTNPPRQLRLIIETDAFDEALTFYRDALGMPEQPAFATEGDDRVAILHAGLATIELTTPEHARAIDQVEAAPPSDGPVLRLALEVDSTQEAVEEAAATGAASIAPATETPFRTINARVQGPAGWQVTFFQELESLQERSQREGFTTDEQRRR from the coding sequence ATGACGATGACGAACCCGCCCCGCCAGCTCCGACTGATCATCGAGACCGACGCCTTCGATGAGGCCTTGACCTTCTATCGGGACGCACTCGGTATGCCCGAGCAGCCCGCCTTCGCCACCGAAGGGGACGACCGGGTCGCGATCCTGCACGCGGGCCTGGCCACGATCGAGCTGACCACCCCTGAGCACGCCCGCGCCATCGACCAGGTGGAGGCAGCGCCACCCTCCGACGGCCCCGTCCTCCGTCTGGCCCTCGAGGTCGACAGCACGCAGGAGGCCGTGGAGGAGGCCGCAGCCACTGGCGCCGCGTCGATCGCGCCGGCCACCGAAACACCCTTCCGGACGATCAACGCGCGCGTGCAGGGCCCCGCCGGGTGGCAGGTGACCTTCTTCCAGGAGCTGGAGAGTCTTCAGGAGAGGTCGCAACGCGAGGGGTTCACCACCGACGAGCAGCGGCGCCGGTGA
- a CDS encoding arginase family protein codes for MIGLISAPTNLGLRPPVPGGTPGTSKAPKALREAGLNRRLVDAGGVELGTVLAGRYVADPDLPAGRLRNQEAILDHSQRLAVRIEQALAAGHSPLVIGGDCSLLTGTGLALSLRGRHGLVHIDGHTDFRHPGNSTSCASLAGEDLAAAVGMHWPSIADVDGMGPYIAPQDVVHIGCRDDDEQLDEVRDVVASVITAAELHALGPCAAAQRALDVVSRPGVAGYWLHIDVDVLDPTFMPAVDSPSPGGLSPDEFTTLLATVAPGALGAEVACFDPDLDPDEDYARLLSDILVTGLGDLGSGATALPA; via the coding sequence ATGATCGGCCTGATCAGCGCTCCGACCAATCTGGGTCTGCGACCCCCGGTCCCGGGCGGCACACCCGGGACCTCCAAGGCTCCCAAGGCGCTGCGTGAAGCCGGGCTGAACCGCCGACTGGTGGACGCAGGGGGCGTCGAGCTGGGCACGGTCCTGGCAGGGCGCTACGTCGCCGACCCGGACCTGCCCGCCGGCAGGTTGAGAAACCAGGAGGCCATCCTGGACCACAGCCAGCGCCTCGCCGTCAGGATCGAGCAGGCCTTGGCAGCAGGCCACTCCCCACTGGTCATCGGCGGCGACTGCAGCCTGCTGACCGGGACCGGGCTCGCTCTCTCCCTTCGGGGCCGGCACGGTCTGGTCCACATCGACGGTCACACCGACTTCCGGCACCCCGGCAACAGCACGTCCTGCGCAAGCCTGGCCGGTGAGGACCTGGCCGCCGCCGTCGGGATGCACTGGCCGTCGATCGCCGACGTCGACGGCATGGGGCCCTACATCGCCCCTCAGGACGTGGTCCACATCGGATGTCGGGACGACGACGAGCAGCTGGACGAGGTGCGCGACGTGGTCGCGTCCGTCATCACCGCCGCAGAACTGCACGCCCTCGGACCGTGCGCCGCGGCCCAGCGTGCACTCGACGTCGTCTCACGCCCCGGCGTGGCCGGCTACTGGCTGCACATCGACGTCGACGTCCTCGACCCCACCTTCATGCCAGCCGTCGACAGCCCCAGTCCAGGAGGCCTGAGCCCCGACGAATTCACCACCCTCCTCGCCACCGTGGCCCCCGGAGCGCTCGGCGCGGAGGTCGCCTGCTTCGACCCCGACCTGGATCCAGACGAGGACTATGCGCGGCTCCTGTCCGACATCCTCGTCACGGGACTGGGTGACCTTGGCTCGGGGGCGACTGCGCTACCCGCGTAG
- a CDS encoding N-6 DNA methylase, whose product MGTVPVRGGMTTDSRRLVDKLWSYCDVLRDDGVGVLEYTEQLTYLLFLKMAHERATRPLKPQQIVPEEYSWQRLLDAQGTQLEIEYTKILVGLARQPGVIGTIFRKAQNRIQDPAKLKRLVVDLIDKEHWSSTGTDIKGDAYEELLSRGASDKGSGAGQYFTPRALIQAIVDVIRPTVEDTVVDPACGTGGFLLVAHEHAEQGSESMTPTQRAKLQNDLVRGYELVDGTARLAAMNLLLHGMGTADGDSLIEVRDSLIADPGGRWSVVLSNPPFGKKSSLTMVGADGREVREDREIERQDFVATTSNKQLNFVQHIMTILDTNGRAAVILPDNVLFEGGAGETIRHKLLTDFELHTMLRLPTGIFYAPGVKANVLFFDKKVARPGQPWTERLWVYDLRTNKHFTLKQNPLRRSDLDDFVTAFKAGNRDAREGGERWRSFTYDELVARDKANLDITWLCDESLEDLDNLPSPDVLAREIVEDLAAALAEFEVVATALEEQLGQDPH is encoded by the coding sequence ATGGGGACAGTGCCTGTGAGGGGCGGTATGACGACTGACTCCCGACGTCTGGTCGACAAGCTCTGGTCCTACTGCGACGTCCTCCGGGACGACGGCGTGGGTGTCCTGGAGTACACAGAGCAGCTGACCTACCTCCTCTTCCTCAAGATGGCGCACGAACGGGCGACCAGGCCGCTGAAGCCCCAGCAGATCGTGCCCGAGGAGTACTCGTGGCAGCGGCTGCTAGACGCTCAGGGCACCCAGCTCGAGATCGAGTACACCAAGATCCTCGTCGGCTTGGCTCGACAGCCAGGCGTCATCGGCACCATCTTCCGCAAGGCGCAGAACCGCATCCAGGACCCGGCCAAGCTCAAGCGTCTGGTCGTCGACCTGATCGACAAAGAGCACTGGAGCAGCACGGGCACCGACATCAAGGGTGACGCCTACGAAGAGTTGCTCAGCCGCGGCGCCTCCGACAAGGGATCCGGCGCCGGCCAGTACTTCACGCCCCGTGCCTTGATCCAGGCGATCGTCGACGTCATCCGGCCCACAGTCGAGGACACCGTCGTCGACCCAGCGTGCGGCACAGGTGGTTTCCTCCTAGTTGCCCACGAGCACGCCGAGCAAGGCTCGGAGTCGATGACCCCGACCCAGCGCGCCAAGCTGCAGAACGACCTCGTCCGCGGTTACGAGCTCGTGGACGGCACCGCCCGCCTGGCCGCGATGAACCTTCTGCTCCACGGCATGGGGACCGCCGACGGTGACTCACTGATCGAGGTTCGTGACTCCCTGATCGCCGACCCAGGTGGACGGTGGTCAGTCGTCCTGTCCAACCCACCCTTCGGCAAGAAGTCATCCCTGACGATGGTCGGTGCCGACGGCCGCGAGGTGCGCGAGGACAGGGAGATTGAGCGCCAGGACTTCGTGGCGACGACGAGCAACAAGCAACTCAACTTCGTGCAGCACATCATGACGATCCTGGACACCAACGGTCGAGCTGCGGTGATCCTGCCTGACAACGTCCTCTTTGAGGGAGGCGCCGGCGAGACGATCCGCCACAAGCTCCTGACCGACTTCGAACTGCACACCATGCTGCGCCTTCCTACAGGCATCTTCTATGCGCCGGGCGTCAAGGCCAACGTGCTCTTCTTCGACAAGAAGGTCGCCCGCCCAGGCCAGCCCTGGACCGAGCGCCTCTGGGTCTACGACCTTCGGACGAACAAGCACTTCACCCTCAAGCAGAATCCGCTGCGACGCTCAGACCTCGACGACTTCGTCACCGCCTTTAAGGCAGGGAACCGTGACGCACGGGAGGGGGGCGAGCGGTGGAGATCCTTCACCTACGACGAACTCGTCGCCCGCGACAAGGCCAATCTCGACATCACCTGGCTGTGCGACGAATCGCTCGAGGACCTGGACAACCTGCCGTCCCCTGACGTCCTCGCGCGCGAGATCGTGGAGGATCTTGCCGCGGCCCTCGCCGAGTTCGAGGTGGTGGCCACCGCCCTCGAAGAGCAGCTCGGCCAGGACCCTCACTGA
- a CDS encoding DUF5655 domain-containing protein, translating to MSDLKLFRIVEGLATELPSASVALEKSLQHVIEHNMETLFGVRLLASEYSTGTKHGGRMDSLGLDENYSPVIFEYKRATNENVINQGLFYLDWLMDHRGDFKMLVLDRMGQEAAASIDWRNPRLICVASGFTRYDEHAVQQMHRSIELVRYRDFGGVLLALELVSGTRVEASTSYDAPTTPGPSGTSAGGATSKTVSEYLEQASPELSDLYSELEAFCEALGDDVTKKTLKNYFAFRRLKNFACVEVHPQTKNLLVYLKVNPETVTLEEGFSRDVRTIGHFGTGDLELRVRSRADVQRALPLIERSYEVS from the coding sequence ATGTCTGACCTGAAGTTGTTCCGCATCGTTGAGGGGTTGGCGACCGAGCTGCCCAGCGCGTCCGTCGCGCTGGAGAAATCCCTGCAGCACGTCATCGAACACAACATGGAGACTCTGTTCGGTGTGCGTCTGCTCGCGTCGGAGTACTCGACCGGCACCAAGCACGGCGGACGGATGGACTCATTAGGGCTCGACGAGAACTACAGCCCAGTCATCTTTGAGTACAAGCGCGCTACAAACGAGAACGTCATCAACCAAGGGCTCTTCTACCTTGATTGGCTGATGGATCATCGCGGTGACTTCAAGATGCTAGTTCTAGACCGGATGGGTCAAGAAGCAGCCGCTTCGATCGACTGGCGCAATCCGCGGTTGATCTGCGTCGCTAGTGGCTTCACCCGCTACGACGAGCACGCCGTCCAGCAGATGCACCGCAGCATCGAGCTTGTCAGGTACCGCGACTTCGGCGGAGTATTGCTCGCGTTGGAACTCGTCAGCGGCACCAGGGTGGAGGCCTCCACGTCGTATGACGCCCCAACGACGCCAGGTCCCAGCGGGACGAGCGCAGGTGGCGCAACATCGAAGACGGTGAGTGAGTACCTGGAGCAGGCCTCCCCTGAGCTGAGTGATCTCTACAGCGAGTTGGAGGCCTTCTGTGAAGCGCTCGGAGATGACGTCACCAAGAAGACTCTAAAGAACTACTTTGCCTTCCGCAGGCTCAAGAACTTCGCGTGCGTGGAGGTGCACCCACAGACGAAGAACCTGCTCGTCTACCTCAAGGTGAACCCGGAGACAGTGACGTTGGAGGAGGGGTTCAGTCGAGACGTTCGCACGATCGGACACTTTGGCACCGGCGACTTGGAACTTCGGGTGCGGTCCCGGGCTGATGTACAGAGGGCTCTGCCGCTGATCGAACGCTCCTACGAGGTGAGCTGA
- a CDS encoding restriction endonuclease subunit S: protein MTVAPPEWETSSIGDVTTKPLKCEPANTGRETVQYVDIGLLDGPTECLTQAPEVRIESAPSRCRQVIAVEDTLYSTVRPYLRKIAFVHGGLDGEFASTGYCVLRPSQKIHPRFLYYFTLSKQFEDQILPLQKGVSYPAVLDREVRAQRIWYPGLAEQRQIVEIVQEHLSHLNRAEAALAQSRQRSRSMVASARRRLVDQAREGSKTWRIGDVAAVSTGTTPSRAQARYYEGGTIPWITSGDLASGFVQEASQFVTSAALTETSLKLYPPGTLLVAMYGEGKTRGTVAELGLAATTNQACAAVQVRNPELRSWVRMLLEANYIAMRRLAAGGVQPNLNLGLIRNIEVPVPEEATRLRLMGEVEAVLKAARALALETDGAVARLTALRKTVLKAAFQGKLTGRHTDADVIEEMAHV, encoded by the coding sequence GTGACTGTTGCACCACCTGAGTGGGAGACGTCTTCCATCGGGGACGTCACAACTAAACCGCTGAAGTGCGAGCCGGCGAACACCGGTAGAGAGACTGTCCAGTATGTCGACATTGGTCTGCTCGACGGACCAACGGAATGCCTCACCCAGGCTCCCGAGGTCCGTATTGAGTCGGCCCCGAGCAGGTGCCGTCAAGTTATAGCAGTCGAAGACACCCTGTACTCGACAGTCAGGCCGTACCTACGCAAGATCGCTTTCGTGCACGGGGGTCTCGACGGTGAGTTCGCTTCCACCGGCTACTGTGTTCTGAGGCCCTCTCAGAAAATTCATCCGCGCTTTCTGTATTACTTTACCCTCTCGAAGCAGTTCGAGGACCAGATCCTTCCACTTCAGAAAGGCGTGAGTTACCCAGCAGTCTTGGACCGCGAGGTTCGCGCCCAACGGATCTGGTACCCCGGTTTGGCCGAGCAACGGCAGATCGTCGAGATCGTTCAAGAGCACCTCTCCCATCTGAACAGGGCCGAAGCCGCTCTAGCCCAGTCACGCCAGCGTTCCCGTTCGATGGTGGCCTCCGCAAGGCGGCGGCTAGTCGACCAGGCGCGTGAGGGGTCCAAGACCTGGAGGATCGGGGACGTCGCAGCGGTTAGCACTGGGACGACACCATCGCGAGCGCAGGCGCGCTATTACGAAGGCGGGACGATTCCGTGGATAACCAGTGGTGACCTGGCCTCCGGGTTCGTCCAAGAGGCCAGCCAGTTCGTGACCAGCGCTGCGCTGACCGAGACGAGCCTCAAGCTGTATCCCCCAGGAACCTTACTCGTCGCGATGTATGGCGAGGGCAAGACGCGGGGCACGGTCGCAGAGTTGGGCCTCGCTGCAACGACAAACCAGGCGTGTGCAGCGGTACAGGTGCGTAATCCGGAGCTTCGTTCGTGGGTGCGGATGCTTCTGGAGGCGAATTACATAGCGATGCGACGGCTTGCTGCCGGCGGCGTGCAACCGAATCTGAACCTCGGGCTCATCCGGAACATCGAGGTGCCGGTGCCCGAGGAAGCTACTCGTTTGCGTCTTATGGGTGAAGTGGAAGCTGTACTAAAGGCGGCGCGGGCGCTGGCTCTCGAGACGGACGGGGCCGTCGCGCGCTTGACTGCCTTGCGCAAGACGGTCCTGAAAGCAGCGTTCCAGGGGAAGCTGACCGGTCGCCATACGGACGCAGATGTGATCGAGGAAATGGCCCATGTCTGA
- a CDS encoding DEAD/DEAH box helicase family protein, with protein sequence MNTGNDDPRLAAEQRARVLIDRQLDDAGWSVQDRKALNLFASEGVACREVVMKQGHGRADYLLYVDKQVVGVIEAKPAGMTLSGVEWQSAMYASGLPAETRLRAVTVDERLPFVFEASGTETHFTNGYDPEPRARRLFNFPKPSTLAQIVRDAEADPDKPTWRAKVHHLPLLDERPLRPAQITAIKGIEKSLADQHFDRSLVQMATGAGKTFTAVTTAYRLLKFGGFRRVLFLVDRNNLAEQTIAEFQNYRTPGDGRRFTELYNVDKLTSAGMLGSSDVVVSTIQRVYSVLGGKDVTEGDDQNLDDFVPDAPVSVTYSAALPPEAFDLVIVDEAHRSIYGVWRGVLEYFDAHVVGLTATPGKQTFAFFRQNLVSEYTYPQSVADRVNVDFDLYRIRTQISEQGGKIEAGTIVPKVDRRTRKQRLEAIEEDFEYTHKQLDRAVTAKNQIRLVLETFRDRLFTEIFPGRSTVPKTLIFAKDDPHAEEIVTTVREVFGKGNDFAAKITYTARDPKRQLQAFRTSPSLRIAVTVDMIATGTDVKPLECVMFMRDVRSAQYFEQMKGRGARTIAPADFQSVTPDASAKTRFVIVDAVGVTEHDFVDPPLNREKGVSLKKLLDKAATLTLTEDETATLASRLTKLELQLTPEEREELDEVAGGSVRAIVRGLVDAVDPDTQAKVLEGAADPESARRELIERAVEPVAANPELRNRILELRATHDRLIDEGIDVLLDAHGVVDPSRAKSVVESWMQYLLDHRDEITAIQLATEAKERRIAFADIQELADRIARPPHNWTPDIIWHAYEAVDADRVRRSDRHTLTDLVSLLRYTVGLDNELVPYAARVQERYAAWLAQQEQAGTEFSPLERWWLDRMVGVIASSAGISVDDLDRTPFTDRGGLDGAIRDLGNRAGDLLDELNSELTA encoded by the coding sequence GTGAATACCGGTAATGACGACCCGAGGCTGGCGGCGGAGCAGCGTGCGCGCGTGCTCATCGATCGCCAGCTCGATGATGCCGGTTGGTCGGTGCAGGACAGGAAGGCACTCAACCTTTTCGCCTCCGAGGGCGTCGCCTGCCGCGAGGTCGTGATGAAGCAGGGGCATGGCAGGGCCGACTACCTGCTGTATGTCGACAAGCAGGTCGTCGGTGTCATCGAAGCCAAGCCGGCGGGTATGACCCTGTCTGGGGTGGAGTGGCAGTCTGCGATGTATGCGTCAGGCCTCCCAGCCGAGACACGTTTGCGCGCGGTGACGGTCGACGAGCGTCTGCCGTTCGTCTTCGAGGCCAGCGGGACCGAGACGCACTTCACCAATGGCTATGACCCTGAGCCGCGGGCCCGGCGCCTCTTCAATTTTCCCAAGCCTTCCACGCTGGCCCAGATCGTCCGTGATGCCGAGGCCGACCCGGACAAGCCCACTTGGCGAGCCAAGGTCCACCATCTCCCACTTCTGGACGAGCGCCCGCTTCGACCTGCGCAGATCACTGCGATCAAAGGCATCGAGAAGAGCTTGGCTGACCAGCACTTCGACCGGTCGCTTGTCCAGATGGCCACCGGTGCAGGCAAGACCTTCACGGCTGTCACCACGGCGTACCGGCTCCTGAAGTTCGGAGGTTTCCGCCGCGTCCTCTTCCTTGTGGACCGCAACAACCTGGCCGAGCAGACTATCGCCGAGTTCCAAAACTACCGCACGCCGGGCGACGGACGACGCTTCACCGAGCTCTACAACGTGGACAAGCTCACCAGCGCGGGGATGCTCGGCTCGTCGGATGTCGTGGTCTCGACCATCCAACGTGTCTACTCGGTTCTCGGTGGGAAGGACGTCACGGAGGGTGACGATCAGAACCTGGACGACTTCGTCCCGGATGCTCCGGTCTCCGTCACCTACTCGGCGGCGTTGCCGCCGGAGGCGTTCGACCTGGTCATCGTCGATGAGGCGCACCGCTCGATCTACGGGGTATGGCGAGGCGTACTGGAGTATTTCGACGCCCACGTCGTCGGGCTCACCGCAACTCCTGGCAAGCAGACCTTCGCGTTCTTCCGGCAGAACCTAGTGTCGGAGTACACCTACCCGCAGTCCGTCGCCGACCGCGTCAACGTCGACTTCGACCTTTACCGGATCCGCACGCAGATCAGCGAGCAGGGCGGCAAGATCGAGGCGGGAACCATCGTCCCCAAGGTGGATCGGCGCACCCGTAAGCAGCGGCTCGAGGCGATCGAGGAGGACTTCGAGTACACACACAAGCAGCTCGACCGCGCGGTGACCGCGAAGAACCAAATCCGGCTCGTCTTGGAGACCTTCCGCGACAGGCTCTTCACCGAGATCTTCCCAGGCCGTTCCACCGTCCCCAAGACGCTGATCTTCGCTAAGGACGACCCCCACGCGGAGGAGATCGTCACCACCGTGCGCGAGGTCTTCGGAAAGGGCAACGACTTCGCCGCCAAGATCACCTACACCGCCCGTGACCCCAAGAGGCAACTACAGGCGTTTCGCACCTCGCCGTCTCTGCGGATCGCGGTGACGGTGGACATGATCGCAACAGGTACCGATGTGAAGCCGCTGGAGTGCGTGATGTTCATGCGGGACGTCCGCTCGGCTCAGTACTTCGAGCAGATGAAGGGCCGTGGTGCCCGCACTATCGCTCCAGCAGACTTTCAGTCCGTCACCCCTGACGCGTCGGCCAAGACCCGCTTCGTCATCGTCGACGCGGTCGGGGTCACTGAGCATGACTTTGTGGATCCGCCGCTGAACCGCGAGAAGGGCGTGTCGCTGAAGAAGCTGCTCGACAAGGCCGCCACGCTCACGCTCACCGAGGACGAGACCGCCACTTTGGCCTCGCGCTTGACCAAGCTGGAGCTCCAGCTCACACCGGAAGAGCGGGAGGAGTTGGACGAGGTCGCTGGCGGCTCCGTGCGAGCCATCGTCCGCGGGCTCGTGGACGCGGTGGATCCGGACACCCAGGCCAAGGTGCTGGAGGGCGCCGCTGACCCAGAGTCCGCACGCCGGGAACTGATCGAGCGTGCTGTCGAGCCAGTTGCCGCGAACCCCGAGCTACGCAACCGCATCCTGGAGCTACGCGCCACGCACGACCGACTGATCGACGAGGGCATCGACGTGCTCCTCGATGCACATGGAGTCGTCGACCCGAGCCGAGCGAAGTCCGTTGTGGAGTCCTGGATGCAGTACCTGCTCGACCACCGCGACGAGATCACCGCGATCCAGCTCGCCACCGAGGCGAAGGAGCGCCGGATAGCCTTCGCCGACATCCAGGAACTGGCCGACCGCATCGCTCGCCCCCCGCACAACTGGACACCCGACATCATCTGGCACGCCTACGAGGCCGTCGACGCAGACCGGGTGCGACGCAGCGACCGGCACACCCTCACCGACCTGGTGTCACTGCTCCGCTATACCGTCGGCCTCGACAACGAGCTGGTCCCGTATGCTGCCCGCGTCCAAGAGCGGTATGCCGCATGGCTGGCTCAGCAGGAGCAGGCAGGTACCGAGTTCTCGCCCTTGGAGAGGTGGTGGCTGGACCGTATGGTTGGCGTGATTGCGTCGTCTGCCGGTATCTCCGTGGACGACCTCGACCGGACGCCCTTCACTGACAGGGGAGGCCTCGACGGTGCCATCCGCGACCTCGGAAACCGCGCTGGCGATCTTCTCGACGAGTTGAACTCGGAGCTCACCGCGTGA
- a CDS encoding tyrosine-type recombinase/integrase, which produces MVEVPGSAGLVLVAGVAHLDEEGAVFEAMLTGWGRQQQSRLLGEKTITDRVRLVRRFTEFAGSYPWAWGPGDVEDFTVSLATGQARRSPSTIRGYHLGLRMFCDYLTDARYGWTTQCRDRFASVPTQVCHEWNTVAHLNEYEGRPARRPLTYGELQDLFDHLDAQVERAASSGRKGALSALRDAQVFKTAYAFGLRRNELCRLDLADLRPNPHVPRWGTYGSIHVRYGKSVRGGTPRRRTVLAVPEFDWAIEGMRQWVEQARPRFRADDHQALWVTERHTRVSLRHFDARFAAVRHEVGLDPALSLHCLRHSYVTHLIEFGYPERFVQEQVGHAYASTTAIYASVSNDFKDKALKTALARVYAPEQKEDPLCPSAP; this is translated from the coding sequence ATGGTCGAAGTGCCGGGTTCGGCCGGACTGGTCCTCGTCGCCGGGGTGGCCCACCTGGACGAGGAGGGCGCCGTCTTCGAGGCGATGCTCACCGGGTGGGGACGCCAGCAGCAGTCGCGCTTGCTGGGTGAGAAGACCATCACCGACAGGGTGCGGCTGGTACGCCGCTTCACCGAGTTCGCCGGCTCCTACCCGTGGGCCTGGGGCCCTGGCGACGTGGAGGACTTCACCGTCTCCCTGGCCACCGGGCAGGCTCGTCGCTCGCCCTCGACGATCCGCGGCTACCACCTCGGGCTGCGGATGTTCTGCGACTACCTCACCGACGCCCGCTACGGGTGGACCACGCAGTGCCGCGACCGGTTCGCCTCGGTCCCCACGCAGGTCTGCCACGAGTGGAACACGGTGGCGCACCTGAACGAGTACGAGGGCCGACCCGCACGGCGTCCGCTCACCTACGGGGAGCTGCAGGACCTCTTCGACCACCTCGACGCCCAGGTCGAACGGGCCGCGTCCTCGGGCCGCAAAGGCGCGCTGAGCGCGCTGCGCGACGCGCAGGTCTTCAAGACCGCCTACGCCTTCGGGCTACGACGCAACGAGCTGTGCCGCCTCGATCTGGCCGACCTGCGGCCCAACCCGCACGTGCCCCGATGGGGCACCTACGGGTCGATCCACGTGCGCTACGGCAAGTCCGTGCGCGGCGGCACCCCGCGCCGCCGCACCGTCCTGGCCGTCCCCGAGTTCGACTGGGCCATCGAGGGGATGAGGCAGTGGGTGGAGCAGGCACGGCCACGGTTCCGCGCGGACGACCATCAAGCGCTGTGGGTCACCGAACGGCACACCCGGGTCTCGCTGCGCCACTTCGACGCCCGCTTCGCCGCAGTGCGCCACGAGGTGGGCCTGGACCCTGCGCTGTCGCTGCACTGCCTGCGCCACTCCTACGTGACGCACCTGATCGAGTTCGGCTACCCCGAACGGTTCGTCCAGGAACAGGTCGGGCACGCCTACGCCTCGACCACCGCCATCTACGCCTCGGTCAGCAACGACTTCAAGGACAAGGCCCTCAAGACCGCCCTGGCCCGCGTCTACGCCCCCGAGCAGAAGGAGGACCCGCTGTGCCCGTCCGCACCGTGA